A genomic window from Corticium candelabrum chromosome 8, ooCorCand1.1, whole genome shotgun sequence includes:
- the LOC134182904 gene encoding uncharacterized protein LOC134182904, translated as MELALIAAITAKKPIATIAKVLLKSVDDFELINDISLLSAAATKIAVIRGHCDPILTLTGIGQICQARSELAARKLRDSKNGNSSDVVEEIQRLEALSCRLENFACNLLNCFQPVLSSRGKAAVCQVLSRDAVDMALKNGWDNRLPFRPQLCPCAYYMSRALGYVSFVAMVITLVVSGGATTSSLTALESIVFVYVIGLLSEKVHEVIVFTARQVWCSWKMYGDIVMLMSTLEGNLSVRGSPIMPLV; from the exons ATGGAATTGGCTTTAATCGCAGCAATAACAGCAAAGAAGCCTATAGCAACCATTGCCAAG GTGCTTCTAAAGTCGGTTGATGACTTCGAGTTGATTAACGATATCTCACTCTTGTCGGCTGCAGCCACGAAGATAGCAGTTATTCGAGGTCACTGTGATCCGATACTGACATTGACTGGAATCGGTCAGATTTGTCAGGCACGATCGGAATTGGCTGCGAGGAAACTACGAGACAGCAAGAATGGAAACTCATCGGATGTCGTTGAGGAAATACAGAGATTAGAGGCGTTGTCGTGTCGGCTGGAGAATTTTGCTTGCAACTTGCTGAATTGCTTTCAACCGGTGTTGTCGAGTAGAGGCAAAGCTGCCGTTTGTCAGGTGTTGAGTAGAGATGCAGTTGACATGGCACTGAAGAATGGATGggacaa CCGCTTACCGTTTCGACCTCAACTATGCCCTTGTGCTTACTACATGTCTCGAGCTCTCGGTTATGTATCATTCGTTGCCATGGTTATCACTCTTGTTGTTTCCGGTGGTGCCACAACTTCCTCTCTGACTGCATTGGAGTCGATCGTCTTTGTTTATGTGATTGGTTTGTTGAGTGAGAAAGTTCACGAGGTCATCGTGTTCACTGCTCGGCAGGTGTGGTGCAGCTGGAAGATGTACGGCGACATCGTCATGTTG ATGTCGACGCTGGAAGGAAACTTGAGTGTACGAGGATCGCCAATCATGCCCTTGGTGTAG
- the LOC134182905 gene encoding ankyrin repeat domain-containing protein 11-like has protein sequence MATVGEAHREQFASGQSLYEGCTGVEEDRAERVRELLATGADANSKTLFEKTPLHWIVSGARDEDANRVHFAVAEALFEFGADTSCCDANSMTALHIAAESNNCAIELLNLLIEKSTTETVEKRTRSGETALTIWVCVLIVVTAL, from the exons ATGGCGACTGTTGGTGAAGCGCATCGCGAACAGTTTGCATCCGGGCAGTCGCTGTATGAGGGATGCACGGGTGTGGAGGAGGATCGAGCCGAGAGGGTTCGGGAGCTGCTTGCGACGGGAGCTGATGCGAATTCTAAAACCTTGTTTGAGAAGACGCCGCTGCATTGGATTGTTTCTGGTGCAAGAGACGAGGATGCAAACAGGGTTCATTTTGCTG TTGCAGAGGCTTTGTTTGAGTTTGGAGCAGATACATCATGTTGTGATGCCAACAGTATGACAGCTCTTCACATTGCTGCTGAGAGCAATAATTGTGCCATAGAACTGTTGAATTTGCTCATCGAGAAGTCGACCACAGAGACGGTGGAGAAGAGAACACGCAGTGGTGAGACTGCACTGACGATATGGGTATGTGTGTTAATTGTAGTGACTGCATTATAG